From Anopheles arabiensis isolate DONGOLA chromosome 3, AaraD3, whole genome shotgun sequence, a single genomic window includes:
- the LOC120904238 gene encoding uncharacterized protein LOC120904238, translating into MEPPAKKTKLDTENVPNATASQSVSSSYHGMFYHLRLGMVILLHSYNLHRKGTLPHLSITMEDCEAGKFDDIVIRYASSTTPKGTIYIQAKHKLSSENTKPLTEGDFFTKKASSTPFSIPMYFRSYLDHYRPASSGSHAYLLCTNATIDDKMMQYFTRRHYDVSDILSFCDLINATCYSFKQEGKFTALFKDLRRVSLEKLGKLLATHAKTGEEINSNDTLIRLYHNLIAMSVERVTSNVFRFKREFWTAHDATPMGRLRIIVEREYGKLPQNRPKEEAIQLTISNASIDFPNAATNPGSVDQFCFEQIDRIIHQFCDEFLLVCGSKSESNLLSDAHELMPSWVRDRKGTFENLQTLLLEALRGEGSSTITLKQLKEKYIEVNANESFNMLRVLTQEHFQSVRNEYPFIELQEDRLKDSSLYRFICDSSSLDVHCFFTKHNVNVSSMIIAQASALEQYDCIFVNASSSQVKGNIREIVRDVMEFFFDVDLTSRYIFVIYGQPAPEDIRAVQRHSSKYKIKSILIQQLTEDNLNADRFFVRDLTEEANERLLKLHKHFTIFGTTITFNKAVRDDDTLSFLCGVLERCSETDEQRNEYCNKKSFENISKWYIPRSIASYGEPSSKPGLQEERIELEYPSDLQVIPFNRFSLRTSTGLTHLNSAINLPSDAHCFPEELKPNNEAKVHIILDDAGYGKSTFFIALASHLSNNNPSPFVIRMIALSYSADFARLKTAADPSRMDDTAIVRILYRLIHLTLCVSNVNAQSVRDTDSIRERADEAARLFTISEGKVVLDKDQTSSSKLAVEELLELRLFADKFNQKQLLLLLDGFDEIAPHYKQLAMKFLSRLADVDGIGKLYLSSRPYDFKAEIEQAFPSCKIHQLEPFAMRDELRFVHNYLTSELEAYKRCEERDRLTIVAILNDRLMESIGELKYIPLFLHMGARMLLPAVRQHVNFEQRTVSREIFNPTNNDQLRMIAEFVDRKMQILQIGKTGLTDTVTYNAAQIIKNEEARQQLKRRHLLLALVVMFDKDDRATLLSNKEQLEVARCLQKLAESNEKTGIVLGVRDDVPQFSHRIFAEYFAACWLHEHKHRAECVSFRQSESYRKRELSRVRDFFDRMNQMG; encoded by the coding sequence ATGGAACCACCagcaaaaaagacaaaattaGACACTGAAAATGTCCCAAATGCAACAGCCAGCCAGAGCGTTAGCTCTTCCTATCACGGGATGTTCTACCATCTACGGCTCGGAATGGTGATACTGCTGCACTCGTACAATCTTCATCGTAAAGGAACGCTGCCCCACCTCAGCATCACCATGGAAGACTGTGAGGCGGGCAAGTTTGATGACATAGTGATCCGCTACGCGTCATCCACCACCCCGAAAGGTACCATTTACATCCAGGCCAAGCATAAACTCTCCTCGGAAAACACGAAACCACTCACGGAAGGAGATTTCTTCACGAAAAAGGCCTCCAGCACTCCGTTCTCCATTCCAATGTACTTTCGATCGTATCTGGACCACTATCGGCCCGCTTCCAGTGGTTCGCATGCGTACTTACTCTGCACCAATGCAACGATCGATGATAAGATGATGCAATATTTCACCCGGCGACACTATGATGTGAGTGACATTCTATCATTTTGTGATTTGATTAACGCTACATGCTATTCCTTCAAGCAAGAAGGCAAGTTCACCGCACTGTTTAAAGATCTGCGAAGAGTCAGTTTGGAAAAGCTTGGCAAACTGCTCGCGACTCACGCCAAAACTGGTGAGGAAATCAATTCAAACGACACACTCATTCGTTTGTACCATAACTTAATTGCAATGTCGGTGGAACGGGTCACGTCGAACGTGTTCAGATTCAAGCGTGAGTTTTGGACAGCACACGATGCCACGCCCATGGGAAGGCTTCGCATCATCGTTGAGCGGGAGTATGGAAAGCTGCCTCAAAATAGGCCCAAAGAAGAAGCGATACAGTTAACGATTTCAAACGCCTCCATTGATTTCCCCAACGCCGCTACAAACCCTGGCTCCGTGGATCAGTTTTGCTTTGAGCAAATCGATCGAATAATCCACCAATTTTGTGACGAGTTCCTGTTGGTGTGTGGATCGAAAAGCGAATCGAATCTGCTAAGCGACGCTCACGAACTGATGCCCAGCTGGGTGCGCGATCGAAAGGGAACATTTGAAAATCTGCAAACCCTGCTGCTGGAAGCACTCCGAGGGGAAGGATCGAGCACGATCACGCTGAAGCAGCTCAAAGAAAAGTACATCGAAGTAAATGCGAACGAAAGCTTCAACATGCTGCGAGTACTGACACAAGAACACTTTCAATCAGTGCGCAATGAATATCCATTTATCGAATTACAGGAAGATCGTCTGAAAGACTCTTCGCTCTATCGATTCATTTGTGACAGTTCGTCGCTTGATGTTCATTGCTTTTTTACCAAACACAACGTTAATGTCAGTTCAATGATTATTGCACAAGCTTCAGCCCTCGAACAGTATGATTGTATATTTGTAAACGCTTCATCAAGCCAAGTGAAAGGAAACATTCGTGAGATCGTTCGTGATGTGATGGAGTTCTTCTTTGATGTTGATCTCACATCACGTTACATTTTTGTCATTTATGGTCAACCAGCACCAGAAGATATTCGTGCAGTCCAGAGACATTCAAGTAAATACAAAATTAAGTCCATTCTTATTCAACAACTAACCGAGGACAATTTAAACGCAGATCGTTTCTTCGTTCGTGATCTTACGGAGGAAGCAAACGAACGGTTGTTAAAACTGCATAAACATTTCACGATTTTTGGAACAACTATCACTTTCAATAAGGCTGTGCGAGACGATGATACAttaagttttttgtgtggagtgTTGGAAAGGTGTAGCGAAACGGATGAGCAAAGGAATGAATATTGCAATAAGAAGAGCTTTGAAAACATTAGCAAATGGTATATTCCTCGTTCTATTGCATCTTATGGAGAGCCTAGCAGTAAACCTGGATTGCAAGAAGAAAGGATCGAATTAGAGTATCCATCAGATCTTCAAGTAATACCGTTTAATAGATTTTCATTAAGGACTTCAACCGGTTTAACGCACTTAAACTCTGCCATTAACTTGCCTAGCGACGCTCACTGCTTTCCTGAAGAGCTAAAGCCCAACAATGAAGCGAAAGTGCACATAATCCTAGATGACGCTGGGTACGGAAAATCCACCTTCTTTATTGCACTAGCATCTCATCTATCGAATAATAATCCATCGCCGTTTGTCATACGCATGATCGCTTTGAGCTATAGTGCCGATTTTGCTCGCCTTAAGACGGCCGCCGACCCCAGCAGGATGGATGACACAGCCATCGTGAGAATCCTGTACCGGCTTATCCATTTGACACTGTGTGTGAGCAATGTTAACGCACAATCAGTAAGAGATACCGATAGCATAAGAGAGCGGGCAGATGAAGCCGCCCGCCTGTTTACAATCTCAGAAGGTAAAGTTGTGCTCGATAAAGATCAAACTAGCTCATCCAAACTAGCCGTAGAAGAGCTGCTAGAGTTGCGATTGTTTGCAGATAAGTTTAATCAAAAACAGCTTCTACTCCTGCTGGATGGGTTTGATGAGATTGCTCCACATTATAAGCAGCTTGCAATGAAGTTCTTGTCACGGCTCGCAGATGTGGATGGCATTGGAAAGCTTTACCTTTCCTCCAGACCGTACGATTTCAAAGCTGAGATAGAGCAAGCTTTTCCCAGTTGTAAAATACACCAGCTAGAACCGTTTGCAATGCGCGATGAATTACGATTTGTGCACAATTATTTGACTAGCGAACTTGAAGCTTACAAACGGTGCGAGGAAAGGGATCGTTTAACGATTGTAGCGATTTTGAACGATCGCCTAATGGAAAGTATTGGTGAACTGAAGTATATTCCTCTGTTTCTTCACATGGGAGCAAGAATGCTATTGCCTGCAGTTAGACAGCATGTAAATTTTGAACAACGTACAGTTTCACGCGAAATCTTCAACCCAACTAACAACGATCAATTACGAATGATTGCAGAATTTGTTGACAGAAAGATGCAAATACTACAAATTGGTAAAACTGGCCTAACCGACACTGTTACGTATAATGCAGCGCAGATTATTAAAAACGAGGAAGCTCGCCAACAGTTGAAGCGTAGACATTTACTATTAGCGCTGGTAGTGATGTTCGACAAGGACGACAGAGCTACGTTGCTGTCGAACAAGGAACAGCTAGAGGTCGCTCGATGTCTTCAAAAGCTAGCTGAAAGCAATGAGAAGACAGGAATCGTACTAGGAGTGCGGGATGATGTGCCCCAATTTTCGCATCGAATCTTTGCGGAGTACTTTGCGGCGTGCTGGTTACACGAACACAAGCATCGAGCGGAGTGTGTAAGCTTTCGTCAGTCGGAGTCGTACCGTAAGCGTGAGCTGAGCCGAGTGAGGGATTTTTTCGATCGGATGAATCAAATGGGGTAA